A genomic region of Ktedonobacteraceae bacterium contains the following coding sequences:
- the pcaH gene encoding protocatechuate 3,4-dioxygenase subunit beta, giving the protein MNYTTIGDIVRGDREIFPPYLYEAYQSTRRRAPLLPLIEVPLTLSELTGPGPAISAITPEDADLTRNAGTGGEAIGQRIIVTGRVLDELGNPVPHTLLEIWQANAAGRYLHKRDQWPGPLDPNFLGMGRCLTNSEGVYRFLTIRPGAYPWLNHPNAWRPAHIHFSLFGLSMRSRLVTQMYFPDDPLHALDPILNAVPTEQARQRLIASYDHNVTEPEWALGYHWDIVLAGASATPFEPVKEG; this is encoded by the coding sequence ATGAACTACACCACTATTGGCGACATCGTGCGGGGAGATCGAGAAATTTTTCCGCCCTACCTGTATGAAGCCTATCAATCGACACGGCGTCGCGCGCCGCTACTCCCACTCATCGAGGTGCCGCTGACCCTCTCGGAACTGACCGGCCCTGGACCGGCCATCAGTGCCATCACCCCGGAGGATGCTGATCTCACGCGCAATGCCGGAACCGGTGGTGAGGCTATCGGCCAGCGCATCATTGTGACCGGGCGCGTCCTGGATGAACTTGGGAATCCAGTACCCCATACACTGCTGGAGATCTGGCAGGCCAATGCAGCAGGACGCTACCTGCATAAACGCGATCAGTGGCCAGGGCCACTTGATCCCAATTTTCTGGGTATGGGGCGTTGTTTGACCAATTCTGAGGGTGTGTATCGCTTCCTGACCATTCGCCCGGGAGCCTATCCCTGGCTCAATCACCCCAACGCCTGGCGACCGGCCCATATCCATTTCTCGCTGTTTGGCCTATCGATGCGCTCGCGCCTGGTCACGCAGATGTACTTTCCCGATGACCCACTGCACGCGCTCGATCCCATCCTCAATGCTGTGCCGACCGAACAAGCCCGCCAGCGCCTGATCGCCTCTTATGACCATAACGTGACCGAGCCAGAATGGGCGCTGGGCTATCACTGGGACATTGTACTCGCCGGGGCCTCTGCCACGCCATTTGAGCCAGTAAAGGAGGGATAG
- the pcaG gene encoding protocatechuate 3,4-dioxygenase subunit alpha, whose product MSKLILTSSQTVGPFFAPALLRADAERHILVEPQTVGERIRIEGHVLDGDRLPVPDALVEIWQANAYGRYNHPGDQGPASLDPSFVGFGRSGTENEGFYWFETIKPGPVPFDAERWQAPHICITIFSRGLLNHLVTRLYFADEPTNASDPILLRVPENRRATLLAPRYQEGADVVYRFDIILQGEGETVFFNV is encoded by the coding sequence ATGAGCAAGCTCATACTGACCAGCTCGCAAACGGTCGGGCCGTTTTTTGCGCCCGCGTTGCTGCGCGCGGATGCGGAACGTCACATTCTGGTTGAACCGCAGACTGTCGGTGAGCGTATTCGCATTGAAGGACATGTCCTGGATGGCGACAGGTTGCCTGTTCCTGATGCCCTGGTGGAAATCTGGCAGGCCAATGCATATGGTCGCTATAATCATCCCGGCGATCAGGGGCCAGCATCGTTGGATCCCTCATTTGTGGGCTTTGGTCGCTCTGGCACTGAGAACGAGGGGTTCTACTGGTTTGAGACCATCAAGCCGGGACCCGTTCCTTTTGATGCGGAGCGCTGGCAGGCGCCCCATATCTGTATCACTATATTCTCGCGTGGCCTGCTCAACCACCTGGTGACGCGCCTGTACTTCGCCGATGAACCGACCAATGCCAGCGATCCCATCTTACTGCGCGTGCCTGAGAATCGACGCGCGACCTTGCTCGCGCCCCGTTACCAGGAAGGAGCGGACGTAGTCTACCGCTTTGATATCATTCTGCAAGGTGAGGGCGAGACCGTGTTTTTCAACGTCTGA